Proteins found in one Cetobacterium somerae genomic segment:
- the pncA gene encoding bifunctional nicotinamidase/pyrazinamidase: MLKALIVVDVQNDFCEGGALAVKDAHEIIPIVNKVIDFFNKNQYFVVATKDWHPANHKSFAKNSNGTIGEIGILNNLPQVWWPEHCVENTYGSNFHPNLKEIKHIIYKGTNFEIDSYSGFFDNGKLKSTELLSLLENNQISEIFVLGLATDYCVKHTVLDALDLGFKVNVIEDGCKGVNLSFNDSNNALKEMKEKGAKIIKSDDLN, from the coding sequence ATTTTGAAAGCTTTGATTGTTGTTGATGTTCAAAATGATTTTTGTGAAGGTGGGGCTTTAGCAGTTAAAGATGCTCATGAAATTATCCCTATTGTTAATAAAGTTATTGATTTTTTTAATAAAAATCAATATTTCGTTGTAGCTACAAAAGATTGGCACCCAGCTAATCATAAAAGTTTTGCAAAAAATTCTAATGGAACTATCGGAGAAATTGGTATTTTAAATAATCTCCCACAAGTTTGGTGGCCTGAACATTGTGTTGAAAATACTTATGGCTCTAACTTCCATCCAAATCTTAAAGAAATTAAACATATTATTTATAAAGGAACTAATTTTGAAATTGACTCTTATAGTGGTTTTTTTGATAATGGAAAATTAAAAAGCACTGAACTGTTATCTCTTTTAGAAAACAATCAAATTTCAGAAATTTTTGTTTTAGGCCTAGCTACAGACTACTGTGTTAAACATACAGTTTTAGATGCTCTTGATTTAGGTTTTAAAGTTAATGTTATAGAAGATGGTTGTAAAGGTGTTAATCTATCTTTTAACGATTCTAATAATGCTCTCAAAGAGATGAAGGAAAAGGGTGCAAAAATAATAAAAAGTGACGATTTAAATTAA